A window of the Gemmatimonadaceae bacterium genome harbors these coding sequences:
- a CDS encoding DUF167 domain-containing protein, with protein MAFTVSPRDAGIRFAVHVQPRAKRPGIDGTHGDALRVRVQAPPVEGAANDAVIAVIAGALGVPLRAVRIAAGHGSRQKLVDVDGIDPSAATARLLAPES; from the coding sequence ATGGCGTTCACCGTCAGCCCCCGCGACGCCGGCATCCGATTTGCCGTGCACGTGCAGCCGCGGGCCAAGCGGCCGGGGATCGATGGCACGCACGGCGACGCGCTCCGCGTCCGGGTGCAGGCGCCGCCGGTCGAGGGGGCCGCCAACGACGCCGTCATCGCGGTGATCGCCGGCGCCCTCGGGGTACCGCTGCGCGCGGTGCGCATCGCCGCCGGTCACGGCAGCCGGCAGAAGCTCGTGGATGTTGACGGTATCGACCCTTCCGCCGCCACCGCGCGGCTGCTCGCCCCTGAATCATGA
- a CDS encoding YggT family protein: MNALLDGLDYLINALRGGFLAFALAVLIFCVLDWMVRTRRINPFGAFAGVLRTNIRPFIAPVERRLVRAGGHAAAAPWWTLVVVVLAGIVALELLGFLREQVAIAAGMLNGGLAGLYRLVVSWTFSLLRVAIIVRVIVSWIRPAPFAWYVRWSYALTEWMLHPLRGFIPLVMSIDITPFVAYLLLDLVQGFLVRIV, encoded by the coding sequence GTGAACGCGCTGCTGGACGGCCTCGACTATCTGATCAACGCGTTGCGCGGCGGCTTCCTGGCCTTCGCCCTGGCCGTCCTCATCTTCTGCGTGCTCGACTGGATGGTGCGCACGCGCCGCATCAACCCATTTGGCGCGTTCGCGGGCGTCCTCCGCACGAACATCCGCCCGTTCATCGCCCCCGTGGAGCGCCGCCTCGTGCGCGCCGGCGGCCATGCGGCCGCCGCGCCGTGGTGGACGCTGGTCGTGGTCGTGCTGGCGGGCATCGTCGCGCTCGAACTGCTGGGCTTCCTGCGCGAGCAGGTGGCCATCGCCGCGGGGATGCTGAACGGCGGCCTCGCCGGCCTGTACCGACTCGTCGTGTCGTGGACCTTCTCGCTGCTGCGCGTGGCGATCATCGTGCGCGTGATCGTGTCGTGGATCCGGCCGGCGCCGTTCGCCTGGTACGTGCGCTGGTCGTACGCCCTCACCGAGTGGATGCTGCACCCGCTGCGCGGCTTCATTCCGCTGGTGATGAGCATCGACATCACGCCGTTCGTGGCGTATCTCCTGCTCGACCTGGTGCAGGGCTTCCTCGTGCGGATCGTCTGA
- a CDS encoding aldehyde dehydrogenase family protein translates to MLSPDAEALAIQPTAGGRLPESRDPATGEVWRRYPVADAAAVHAAVARARSAQPAWAALPPRVRADAIRLFTQKLLARREEAALLVARENGKPIGEALGVDIGVTLALADHFAAAAPRFLRARWRRSTMLAAWRKRATLVREPYGVVGVISPWNYPMFLPLSSALPSLLCGNAVVNKPSEWTPGIAELVKECLHEAGVPADVYQVVHGAGATGAALCEAVDKVFFTGSEATGRKVAVACAQRLIPCALELGGSDPAIVLADADLAHAASGIAWGRFSNAGQTCVAAKRVFVEASVYDEFLALLTRAVSQLKVGPGTDDATDVGPMIRPEQRATIAAQHADALARGAVETLRLDIPAGDCYFPPTILTAVPAESRVMTEETFGPLLPVLKVRDVEEAIARANETTQGLSASVWTADVTRGVAVAQRLQAGSVLINDACTSAGVSDVPHGGYKASGLGKVHGDLGLQECVRTKAITADWFQAWRQPWWFGYGPSHREEIDAFLVAAHGASVPAAIRALPKVLRLIFAPKRKI, encoded by the coding sequence GTGCTCAGCCCTGATGCCGAAGCCCTCGCTATCCAACCCACGGCCGGCGGCCGGCTTCCGGAGTCGCGTGACCCGGCCACGGGTGAGGTCTGGAGGCGCTATCCCGTAGCCGACGCCGCAGCCGTCCACGCTGCCGTCGCGCGGGCCCGGTCCGCTCAGCCAGCGTGGGCCGCGCTTCCGCCGCGCGTGCGCGCCGACGCCATTCGGCTGTTCACGCAGAAACTCCTCGCCCGGCGCGAGGAGGCGGCGCTGCTCGTCGCCCGCGAGAACGGCAAGCCCATTGGCGAAGCGCTCGGCGTGGACATCGGCGTGACCCTCGCGCTGGCCGACCACTTTGCGGCGGCCGCGCCGCGCTTCCTGCGCGCCCGGTGGCGTCGCAGCACGATGCTCGCCGCATGGCGCAAGCGGGCAACCCTCGTACGGGAGCCCTACGGCGTCGTCGGCGTCATCTCGCCGTGGAACTACCCCATGTTCCTGCCGCTCAGCTCCGCGCTGCCGTCACTGCTCTGCGGCAATGCGGTCGTCAACAAGCCGAGCGAGTGGACGCCGGGCATCGCGGAGCTGGTGAAGGAGTGCCTGCACGAGGCCGGGGTGCCCGCGGACGTCTATCAGGTCGTGCACGGCGCGGGCGCCACCGGCGCGGCGCTGTGCGAGGCGGTGGACAAGGTCTTCTTCACCGGCTCCGAGGCGACGGGGCGCAAGGTCGCGGTGGCCTGTGCGCAGCGGCTCATTCCGTGCGCGCTGGAACTTGGCGGGAGTGATCCCGCCATCGTGCTCGCCGACGCCGACCTGGCGCACGCCGCGAGCGGCATCGCGTGGGGTCGCTTCTCCAACGCGGGCCAGACGTGCGTCGCCGCCAAGCGCGTGTTCGTCGAGGCCAGCGTCTACGATGAGTTCCTGGCGCTGCTCACCAGGGCCGTGAGCCAGCTCAAGGTCGGCCCGGGGACGGATGATGCCACCGACGTGGGACCGATGATCCGCCCGGAGCAGCGCGCGACGATCGCCGCGCAGCACGCCGATGCGCTGGCGCGAGGCGCCGTGGAGACGCTGCGCCTCGACATCCCGGCCGGTGACTGCTACTTCCCGCCGACGATTCTCACCGCCGTGCCCGCGGAGAGCCGCGTGATGACGGAGGAGACGTTCGGCCCGCTCCTGCCGGTCCTCAAGGTGCGCGACGTCGAGGAGGCGATCGCGCGCGCCAACGAGACCACGCAGGGACTTTCGGCAAGCGTTTGGACGGCCGACGTGACGCGCGGCGTCGCCGTGGCACAGCGGCTGCAGGCCGGTTCGGTGCTGATCAACGACGCCTGCACGTCGGCGGGCGTGAGCGACGTGCCGCACGGCGGCTACAAGGCGAGTGGCCTCGGGAAGGTGCACGGCGACCTCGGCCTGCAGGAATGCGTGCGCACCAAGGCCATCACGGCGGATTGGTTCCAGGCGTGGCGGCAGCCGTGGTGGTTTGGCTACGGCCCGTCGCACCGCGAGGAGATCGACGCGTTCCTCGTGGCGGCGCACGGCGCGTCCGTGCCGGCGGCGATCCGCGCGCTGCCGAAGGTGCTGCGACTCATCTTCGCGCCGAAACGCAAGATCTGA
- a CDS encoding RNA polymerase sigma factor, producing MRENSDIDPAIPLRARGGDMEAYAELVEFFHVRCLRYARYMLGDDEDAEEAVQDTFVRVYDHLGQFRQDARFEPWLFRILANRCRTARERRRRRESLVVTGELPAVASAVAVESAETSRDVMEEVEAALESLPAEQREAFLLRHVEDLSYEDMAVITGVRLSALRMRVKRACDALRIRLQQEK from the coding sequence GTGCGAGAGAACTCCGACATCGACCCCGCGATCCCGTTGCGTGCGCGCGGCGGGGACATGGAGGCGTATGCGGAGCTCGTGGAGTTCTTCCACGTGCGTTGTCTGCGTTACGCGCGGTACATGCTGGGCGACGACGAGGATGCGGAAGAGGCGGTGCAGGACACGTTCGTGCGGGTGTATGACCACTTGGGGCAGTTCCGCCAGGACGCCCGCTTCGAACCGTGGCTGTTCCGGATTCTCGCGAACCGGTGCCGGACGGCGCGCGAGCGCCGGCGGCGGCGTGAGTCGCTGGTGGTGACGGGCGAGTTGCCCGCCGTGGCGTCGGCGGTGGCGGTGGAGTCAGCGGAGACGTCGCGGGACGTGATGGAAGAGGTGGAGGCGGCGCTGGAGTCGCTGCCCGCGGAGCAGCGGGAGGCGTTCCTGCTGCGCCACGTGGAAGATCTGTCGTACGAGGACATGGCGGTCATTACCGGAGTGCGGCTTTCCGCACTTCGCATGCGGGTGAAACGCGCGTGTGACGCGTTGCGCATCCGCCTGCAACAGGAGAAGTGA